Part of the Syntrophorhabdaceae bacterium genome is shown below.
CAGCTTTCTATCGGTAGTTTACACTTCGCACCTTGATAATTAAGATACCTGTATCACTGTGTAATTATATGGCTTGTGGTCAGGCATGACAGGGAGATGCGTAACGTTGAGTCTGAATCGGAATATACCGGACCGGTGTTTCCATCGTGTCGCCCGTTTCGTGCGGGTGGGTTATCGGCGCGTGATCGAACGTTCAGGCGCGGTGCCGGCCGCGATCGCGCTCATGTTCATGGCCGTATACGCGCATGCAGGCGAGATTGAGCCGAGGGCATATGTCAATACACCGGTTGGAATCAACTTCCTCCTCGCTGGCTATGCCTATTCGGAGGGCGGGTTGTCAACCCCGGGTTCCGTGCCGGTTCAGGACGCCCAACTCAGGATGAATACCGAAGTCCTGGCGTATGCGCGGACGCTGAATGTGTGGGGCAAATCAGGGAAGTTCGACGTCATATTGCCTTATTCCCAGCTATCAGGAAGGGCAACCGTCGCGGGTCAACCGCGAGAACGTAAAGTTTCCGGGTTCAATGACCCGCTCCTCCGTTTCTCGGTCAATTTCTATGGCGCCCCCGCGCTGTCGGTGCAGGAATTCGCCAAATACAAGCAGGATCTGATCATCGGGGCGAGCGTGCAGGTGTCCGTTCCCCTCGGGCAGTATGACAGGGACAAGGCGGTGAACCTTGGCAATAACCGCTGGTTTGTCAAGCCTGACGTCGGAATCTCCAAGGCCTGGGGGCCGCTTACCCTGGAGCTTTCCTCGGGTGTAACTTTCTTCAGCAATAATAACGACTACTTCGGGGGCAGGACCCTCAAGCAGGACCCCCTCCTGACCACGCAGGTACATGCCACATACAACCTTGGCCGCGGGGTCTGGGCCGCGTTGAGCTGGACTTTCGATTATG
Proteins encoded:
- a CDS encoding transporter — its product is MIERSGAVPAAIALMFMAVYAHAGEIEPRAYVNTPVGINFLLAGYAYSEGGLSTPGSVPVQDAQLRMNTEVLAYARTLNVWGKSGKFDVILPYSQLSGRATVAGQPRERKVSGFNDPLLRFSVNFYGAPALSVQEFAKYKQDLIIGASVQVSVPLGQYDRDKAVNLGNNRWFVKPDVGISKAWGPLTLELSSGVTFFSNNNDYFGGRTLKQDPLLTTQVHATYNLGRGVWAALSWTFDYGGQTTIDGVRSDNSSYSNSRLGGTLALPVNRYNSIKLFGSTSLKTTAGSDYDAVGVAWQYRWGGGL